CCTGGCGGGTTTGCTGTGTGCGCCTTATTCTGAAATCCGTTCATTATCTGCTATAATGTAGACAATAGTGACCGAAATCACAGAGAGGACAGTGAATTATGGGTAACATCAACCCCTCACTTCTGCATGTGGGCTCTACGCTGGGAGCCGTATTCATGGCGCTGATGGTGATTTTTATCCGCATGAAGGCCAGTGCCCGCCCGGTAACCATCCGCAAAATATGGATTCCGCCGCTTGGCATGTCCACCGGCTTCGCCATGTTCGTCGTACCGGAAGTGCGCTTCCCCTGGTGGTGGGCGGCCCTTGCTTTCCTGGTCGGCTGGTTTATTTTTGCCTATCCGCTAATCCGCAGTACGCGGTTCGAAGAACGTGAAGGGCTGATCTATGCCCAGCGCTCCAAGAGCTTCGCGTTCATTCTTCTTGGACTGCTGCTGGTGCGCACCCTGCTCCACGAGTTCATCAACCGGTATGTATCTGTTCCGCAGTCCGGCGGATTATTCTTCATTCTGGCCTTCGGCATGATCCTCCACTGGAGACTGTTCATGTATAAGCACTATACCGGAATGTTGCCTGCCGAGCCGCAGATTCCGCAGCCCCGGGTCTAGGGAGAAGCGGGTTAAGACATTCATTTCATCAAGTGGAAACGGCTTTGCCGTCCTTTTAAAGGACGGTACCGTTTCAGCGAGAAATAGAAGGATAAGTTATCGTGTGCAACATAAAAATTCTTA
The sequence above is a segment of the Paenibacillus sp. FSL R7-0204 genome. Coding sequences within it:
- a CDS encoding CcdC family protein; the encoded protein is MGNINPSLLHVGSTLGAVFMALMVIFIRMKASARPVTIRKIWIPPLGMSTGFAMFVVPEVRFPWWWAALAFLVGWFIFAYPLIRSTRFEEREGLIYAQRSKSFAFILLGLLLVRTLLHEFINRYVSVPQSGGLFFILAFGMILHWRLFMYKHYTGMLPAEPQIPQPRV